The Streptomyces sp. NBC_00435 nucleotide sequence TGGTGGCTGTCAGCCATGTCGGATGCCTTCCGCCGCGTCGAATGTGCCGGCGTGCTCGTCCGGCCCGGCGAGTGCACACCACACACCAGTGGACCCCGCGTTCGCCCGGACCGCCACCGAAACGGCGCAACCGTGGGTACAGCGGTCCCTGGCGAGCCCGCTTCCGGCCGGGTGGGACGCTCATCCCGGTCCCGGTCCCGGTCCCGGTCCCGGTCCCGGTTACGGTCACGACCCTGCTCCAGCTCCTACCCGGCACGATCGCTCGCTGACAACCAACGGCTGCCACCGCACCGCCCATTCACATCCGGACGGATCCTCGTCAGGCAGGACTGTCGTAGGTGTAAAAGCGGGTGTGGTCCAGCATGTCAGCGGGGGTCACGTCATTCCACGGTCGCATGGTGTCGTGCAGGCTGACCACGTTTGGCGTGGCCGAGCCGGGCAGATACTCCGAGGCGGGATGGAGCTGCTGCCACTGCGCCCACAGCTTGTCGATGAACGCGTGATGGAGCCAGAACGCGGGGTCGTTCGGGGAGGCGCCCGTGCTCATGTTCCCGCCGATCCAGGTATGGACACGGTTGTGGATGCCAGTACCGCGGAACGCGCGCCAACCCTCGAGGGTGTTGCGGAACCCGCCTCGTGAGGCGCTGTTCCACGGAGCTACGTCGTAGATGTCTACGGCCAGTGCGACGTCGACCTCTTGTCGTGCCGGCAGCGGCAGTCCGCCGCCAAGGCTACGGCGCAAGAAGTCACGTTCGTCGATCCCGCCAGTGATCGGCCAGGCGCCCTTGGTGGCGCCGAACGGCCCGTCCATGACCTGCCGGTCCTCCTCCCGGCCAGTCCCGCCGAGAAAGTCCGGTGCCCAGAGCGACGACGTCGGCTCACGGTCGACGGTCCAGTCCCAGTACGGAAGCGCAACAGATGGGTCGACGGACTGCAACGCTGTTTCGAACTCTATGAGAAATCGGCGGTGCCACGGCAGGAAGGACGGCGAACGGTGACCGACGCGTTCACCCTGGTCGGTGTCGCTCATGATGAAATCACTGTGAGTGGAAACGAATGCGTCGTAGCGACCACTGCTCTTCAGGGCCAGAACCGCGCTGGTAAAGCGGTTCTTCTCGTCCTGAGTGAGGTTGGCTTGATTCTTCCGGACGGTCATATTGGATATTTTTCCCTGGTCAGTGGTTGAACGGCCGCAGATTGGCGCCATCGAGATCGACGACAGCGGCGCATGTGAGGTCCAGCGGTGCGGCAAGAGGTCCGTAGTGATTGACGACGCTGGTGCCTGCGCCATCGGCATTCCGCATCACACGCGCTTCCGCGCCCGCGATGAGGACGGCGCGATTCCCTTGACCCGCATGATGGCCGGATCCGCGCACCGGCCGCCCCTGTAGGCGGCGCCCGTGCAGACCTCGCCGAACGAGTCCGGCCCAGGTCCGTCCGGAGCCCCGGAGTCCTGCGCGGCACCAGCCGCAGTGGTCACGGAGACGACGATGTCCGCAGCGGCACCAGATGCGATGTCCGGGATTGGACGGCGGGATATTGCAGGCAAAACGGACCTCTAGCTTGGCGGCGTGACGATGGCAGCCCGCCGAACAGCGGATATGCAGTGGCCATGACTACATGGCACACCAGGCCCGGCAGCAATCAAATCCGGATGGTTAACCTCAAATCAGACATTCCAACTGAAGGCGCCTGGTACTGATTTGCAGTAACATTTCTTGCAATATTGGCCGAGGGCGGCAAATCCTGCGCCTGATCGGCTACCTGGCCGTAGAATCCACGCTTCGACCCTATTCGAGTGATGCCCAAACCGGCAGAAGTCTGGCTAAAAACTGCGACTGGCCTCAGTTCGACAGCAAGGTCCGGCCGCTCCATCGACGATGATCCGTCCCGGCCAAGGCCCGCGGAGGCCGGGCCGGACGTCGCGACCTCCTACGCGGGATGCATCGGGGTTCCCGGTCGCCGACCAGGCCGCGGTGGTGGCCCAAACGGGATCCGATCTCGCGACAGCCGGTGGCGGGGCGCTCAGCAACCGACTGTCCAACAGTCGCCGTTCTCCTGTCGGCGTCCATCTGCAAGAGACGTCGCCTGCGCAGACAATCCGCTGGGGCTAGCGTCGGCGCCACAACCCGCCACCCTCTCAAGCCCCCGAGGCGCCGCCGCATGAACGGAATCTCAGGCCGTAAGTACGGACGGCTGAGAATGTACGGAAGAGCCGAGGGCCTCCGGGGCGCCGCACCCCGCCCCCGCCGTCAAGACTCCGAACAGGGTCTGGGGGTTGGCCCGCAAATGCCATCGAATGATCATGAGACGATGCTTTCATGCACATAGGAATATCCTTACCGCAGTACGGGACTCATGCTCGCCCTTCGACGATCGCCGGCTTCGCCCGAGACGCCGAGACCGCCGGATTCGACTCGCTATGGGTGGGAGACCGTGCCCTGACCCCGGTCGCCCCGAGTGACGTCTATCCCGGGCACACCCCGGATTCCCCTTACCCGCCGGGCTACAAGACTTTCCTCGATCCGCTCACCGTCCTGACCGTCGCGGCCACCGTCACCACTCACGTACGGCTCGGCACAAGCACGCTCAGCGCCCCTTGGTACCCGCCACTGCTCCTGGCTCGCTCCCTGACCTCCCTGGACCAGATCAGCGGGGGACGCTTCGACGCCGGCCTCGGCATCGGCTGGATGCGAGACGAGTACACGGCGGTCAACGCGGACTTCGGCCGCCGCGGCGCCCTCCTGGACGAAACCCTCGATGTCCTTCTCGGCATTTGGGGAGACGACACCTTCGAGCACGCCGGTCCGCAGTGGACCATCCCACGCTCCCACGTCGGCCTGCGTCCCCTTCAAAAGCCTCACCCACCCCTCTTCCTAGGAGGCTTCAGCCCGGCGGCGATGCGACGCATCGGCCGCCGCGCCGACGGCTGGATGGCGGTCGTACTGCCACCGGACGTCCACGTGAGCCGGTGGGCAACCGCACGCCAGGCCGCAGAAGAGGCGCAACGTGACGCGGACAGCCTTCGCCAGTGCGTGCGCCACAACCCCAGACCGGGGGACTCGGCCGACGACATCACCACCGTGCTCCGCAAGGTACGAGACCTCGGAGTGGACGGCTGCTTCATCGACCTTCAGCACTGTGTCGAGCAGCCAGAAGAAGCCCTGGACCTCGGAATTCAGGTACTCGACCGGCTACGAGCGGGCTGACCGGACAACTCGCGGGGCCGCCCCGGGCTTTGGTCCGGGGCGGCCCGGACGGTCCGACCCGGAAAACCCCTTGCTCCCCGGACCGCCCGCTTGGTGGGATACGGGTGCTTCGACGGCGGGAGGGGAAGCTTGGCGTTGTTCGGGTGTGCGGGCTGCGGTGCGGTCCTGACGGCAGTGGTGTCGGAGGTGGCGTTGCCGATTCACCTGGCGGACACCCACTGGGAGACACTGCACCCGCCACTTCTGGAGGCCGGGTCCTACGCGGTCGACCCAGCACCGTACGGGCCGTCGGGCACCGTCCTCCTCGCGCCGGGCGACATGCGCGGCACCAAGCTGATCCTCGAGAGGACCGGGGGCTACTGCATGGGGATCGACGGGAGGGACGGGCCGAACCTTGCCTGCCTGGGCTGCGATCTGCCGGTCGGAACGAGGATGGACGACTGCGGGTGCTGGCAGGTCGTCCGGCTCGTCCCACAGGCGGTAGTGCGGCTGCCCGGACCGCCGGAGCGGCCGATCATGGACTGGGCGGAGCTGCTGGCCACGGACGCGCTGTGGCACCGGCTGGGCGAGTACCGGGACATCCCGGCGGGCGTGGCTCTCGCCCAGGTGGTGGTAGCCGCCGGGGGCGCGCCGGTCGAAGTGGCGCCCGGGCCGGTCGCTGAGCTTCTCGGCCGGTCACTCGGCGCGCTGCTGCCCCCCGGGCCGGGGACGCAGCGGCTGGACCTGGCGGGCCCTGGGTTCGGTGAACCGGCCGCTGACCTGGCGCTGGTGCCGGTCCATCCGCAGACCGGAGACACGTGGCAGCCGCGTGCAGGCGCGGTGCCGGTACCCATGGATGCCGCGCTCTGGGCCGAGCTGGCCTTTCCGCCACACCGGACCCGGCTGCCGGCGGTCGGCGGGCTTCCGGCAGGGGTGGAGCGGGACGATCCGCTGCCGCCGCGCCCGGGGTACTTGTTCCGACCGTCCAGGGAGGCGTTCCGATACACGCTCGCGCGGATACCCGCTATCAGGGAACCGTGGCTGCGGGCGATCTACGACCGAGAATACTGACCCGTCAGAGGTAGTCCGAATCCAAACGCTGAGTTGAACTTTGACGGCATGGTCATGAAGCGAGCACCCGTCCGGCCGGGACAGTGGTGCCGGACGATCAGGACGTGCTCGTCGTGCCCGCTGTCGCCGCAGCCGCGGGAGCCGGCCCCGTTGGCCGCGAACGCCACCGCGGGACATCAGGGGCGCGGCCTCGTCCCGACCGGCGTCCGCCGCCGCCGGGCGTTTCTCGACCTCCATCCCGACATACGGAGCCGTCCGACGGCAGCCGCGCAGCCAGATCCTCGTGACTCGTCACGGCCAGTCAGTCAGTCAGTCAGTCAGTCAGTCAGTCAGTGTCGACGACCCTTACGGTGACCGGAGTTCCGGCCTCCACTGTGCGGCTGACCGTGCAGAGCTTGTCGTGGGAGGTCTTTACGGCGCGCGGCAGGATCGCACGGGCCCGGTCGCCTGCCTCGCCTCCGGGGAAACGGACGGTGAAGGCGGCTTCCAGGTCCGTCATGCGGTTGCCTCCGGCGTCCTCGGCCTTGTGCCCGTCGACGGCGACGGAGAATTCGGTGGGTTCGGCGTGCCGGGTGGTGGCGACCTCCACGTCGGCCGCGGAGCAGCCGCCGATCGCGGCGAGGAAGAGCTCGACGGGGGTGAAGCCCCCGTCGGATCCAGTGCCGAAGGTGATCGTGTCACCGCGGGAGTTGGTCGCGGTGAACGTGCCCGGACCGGTCCGCTCGACGGTGACGGAGCGCAGGGAATCAGCAGTCATGGCGTCAACGGTAGCCCCGCCACCACCCACATACCGCGACACACGGCGGAGCAGGCCTCGGCTGGATCCGCGCCCCGTGTGCAGTGATCCGCCGGGCACCGCGGTGGGTGCGGCGCAGGGTGCTGTACCGCAAACGGGTCGTCGGTCCAGGGTGGGGCGCCGCGGCTGGCCGACGCACGCGGTCGAGGCGGCGGTGCGCGGCCTTCCAGCCACTCCGTCGCGGTATCAGACGGTCCGCTCCCCCGGGTGGGGTCCGGCCGGGACCCGGACGGGCGGTGTGTACGAGGGAGCCCAGGCAGCAGGGGCGGTCGGGTGTGCGGGTTCGGGTGAATGCGGCTCGCAGGGCCTGGCTCGTCCCACCAGTTGACAGCGCCGCGCAGGTGGCGCCGGGGCGGGCCTGTGCCTCGGCACCCCCCAGCGATCACCGCCAGTGACATGCAGGTACTTACCCCAGGTCCGCTGAAGTTCGCTTGTCCTCAACATGGACGACGTGCAGTTCGCTGCCGTCTCGATCCCGCTTGGATCGCCCGAACAGCCCAACAGCGATCTCCGACTGATCATGGGGCTCATCAGGGCCGACATAGGTGAGGACGTCATTGTGATGACCGGTGACGGCCCATCCTTCGACGTCCTTGAGGTCGATCACCCCAAAGTCTCCTGCCGAAGATCCGGCATGCGCCGGGCCAAACGTCTTCAGGATCTCGGTGGCCTCAGCACCCATGACTTGCCGGGATCGACGAGAAGCCGCTTCCAGACGTCTACCAGTATCTCGGTGTCCATGGCGGTCATCCTGCCGCAGAGCACCGACACGGGGTGCCGATCGACGAACGCTTATGGCGAATAAGCGTCTCTCGCACAGGCGAGGCGCGGAGACACCGGACGCGCGAGCGTCAGTCGGCGTCGAGGACGAGGTCGGCACGGTGGCGGCCTTGGGCGACGAGACGGGCATTGGGCTCGTCCGAGCGGGCCACCCACGCCCTTGCGTACGCCGGGTCCTTGCCGTGGCGGATGTGCCGGTCGATGAGGCGCCGCACGCGCAGCGTCTCGTCCGTGGCGAGGTACCAGGCCTCGTCCAGGAGCGGCCGTACGGGTGCCCACTCCGGGGCCTCGTGGAGCAGGTAGTTCCCCTAGGTGATCACCAGCGGTACGCCCGGTGCGACGGGGATGCTGCCTGCGATCGGCTCCTCCAGGGAGCGGTCGAAGGCCGGTGCGTACACGGCGGGTTCGCCGGGTTCCCGCAGTCTGCGAAGCAGGCATACGTACCCGGCCGCGTCGAACGTGTCCGGTGCGCCCTTGCGGTCCGCCCGCCCCAGCCTGTCCAGCTCGGCCTGCGCGAGGTGGAACCCGTCCATGGGCACCACCACGACCCTCTCCGGCCCGAGCGCCTCCTCGATCAGCGCGGCCAGGGTCGACTTGCCGGCTCCGGGCGGCCCGGCGATGCCCAGGATCTGCCGGGTGCCCCGCTCGGCCAGCGCGGCCGCCCTCACGATCAGCTCCGATGTCTGCACGGAAGCATCCTGCCCGAGCACCGGCCGGCGTGCCTGCGAGGAACTCCTCGCAGCACGGAGCCTGGTCCGCGCGTCGCGCAGGTCGGTCAGGTCGGTCAGGTCGGTCAGGTCGGTCAGGTCAAGGTCGACCGCGTCGTTCACGGCGCAGGACCCAACATCGAGGGCGACAACGGTCCCAGGACCAGCCCTTGACCGCAGGGCCGGTGCGGGAAGCTCCGAGCGACACAGCGAGAATCGCTGGACTGTTGAAGGGAGCGGAGGGTAAATGCCTGACATCGGGAAGGTGCTCGGGGCCATCGGCCGAGGTGCGCTGGCTGTGGGCCGGCTCGTGTGGGAGTCGGTGAGCGCGCCGACGGAAGCCGACGAGCAGGATGCCAGCTGGGAGATATCCCGGCTGGCCGACCTGATCGGGGACACGGTGCCGGAGGAGCTGCGGCGGCGGGCGTGGGGCCTGGTCGTCGACGGGCTCAGGAGCGTCGACGCGGACATCGAGCAGATGGTGGAAGAGGCCGCGGAGGAGGCCGCCGAGAAAGAGGAAGAGGAGTGGAGGCTGCGGGAGGCGTGCGGCGGGAACGGGGACGGCAAGCCCACCGACTGACCGACCACCAGCACCAGCACCGACGCCACGCCGACGGACACGCAGGGAGGCGGAAGCGTCCAGGCCGTTCGGCGTTTCTCCTGACCCACCGCCACGAATGTTCGTGATCGAGCCTGCGGACTCCCCCAGTCCATCCCGCTCCAGGTGGCTCACCGTGCCGGTCCGGAAGGGGCCGAGGATCAGTGGAAGGACGCCCACCCCTTCGGATTCCTCATGATCTCGGTGAGCAGCTCGCCGAGCAGTTTGCCGTCGAACAGCACCCCGTTGTGCTCCTCGGGCACCCGGACCCCATTGATCTCGGCAGTGGGTGTGCCCGGGCCGCGGGGGTCGTCCCCGCCGGCCTTCTCGTACACCTTCTGGGACGCGTTCACGAAGTCGCGGTACTTCATCGTCTTCACCGCCGCGTCGAATTCGGGGCCGCGCAGCCCCTCAACCTGCCCCGCGAGTTCCAGGAGGAAGTCATCGGTGTAGCCGTCCACGGATTCCTCGGGCTGGTGCGCGTAGAGGACGGCGTGGTATTTGGCGAACTTCCCGGCGTCCAGAGCCGCGCGCAGAGCGTTGACCGCCTTCTTCGAGCCCTCGCCCCCCACCCTGCCGTCGAGGAAGGACGCGAGGGTGTACTCCGTCCTCACCTCGCGCCGCTCGGTCCGCGTTTGCAGCACCGGTCCCCCGCCGGTCCGCTCGAACTCCTCACACACGGGGCAGCGCGGGTCCTCGTAAAGGTGCACGACCAGCGGAGCGTCCGGATCACCGACCACGATGGTGGTGCCGTTCGCGTCCAGTTTCGCGGGCAACGCCTCCAGGCCGGCGTAGGCAGCGGCGGCCCGCACCGGCTCCTTGCCGCCACCGTCCGCCCCACCGGCGCCCCGCTCACCGCATCCGCTCGCGGAGAACCCCAGCACACCGGCGACCACCACCGTGGCCAGCCTTCTTCCGCCGTACCTCATCAGAACGTGTCCCTCCCCAAGATCAGAGATGACAGTAGAAC carries:
- a CDS encoding OsmC family protein, with amino-acid sequence MTADSLRSVTVERTGPGTFTATNSRGDTITFGTGSDGGFTPVELFLAAIGGCSAADVEVATTRHAEPTEFSVAVDGHKAEDAGGNRMTDLEAAFTVRFPGGEAGDRARAILPRAVKTSHDKLCTVSRTVEAGTPVTVRVVDTD
- a CDS encoding TIGR03619 family F420-dependent LLM class oxidoreductase, with amino-acid sequence MHIGISLPQYGTHARPSTIAGFARDAETAGFDSLWVGDRALTPVAPSDVYPGHTPDSPYPPGYKTFLDPLTVLTVAATVTTHVRLGTSTLSAPWYPPLLLARSLTSLDQISGGRFDAGLGIGWMRDEYTAVNADFGRRGALLDETLDVLLGIWGDDTFEHAGPQWTIPRSHVGLRPLQKPHPPLFLGGFSPAAMRRIGRRADGWMAVVLPPDVHVSRWATARQAAEEAQRDADSLRQCVRHNPRPGDSADDITTVLRKVRDLGVDGCFIDLQHCVEQPEEALDLGIQVLDRLRAG
- a CDS encoding tyrosinase family oxidase copper chaperone, with the protein product MHIRCSAGCHRHAAKLEVRFACNIPPSNPGHRIWCRCGHRRLRDHCGWCRAGLRGSGRTWAGLVRRGLHGRRLQGRPVRGSGHHAGQGNRAVLIAGAEARVMRNADGAGTSVVNHYGPLAAPLDLTCAAVVDLDGANLRPFNH
- a CDS encoding thioredoxin domain-containing protein, coding for MRYGGRRLATVVVAGVLGFSASGCGERGAGGADGGGKEPVRAAAAYAGLEALPAKLDANGTTIVVGDPDAPLVVHLYEDPRCPVCEEFERTGGGPVLQTRTERREVRTEYTLASFLDGRVGGEGSKKAVNALRAALDAGKFAKYHAVLYAHQPEESVDGYTDDFLLELAGQVEGLRGPEFDAAVKTMKYRDFVNASQKVYEKAGGDDPRGPGTPTAEINGVRVPEEHNGVLFDGKLLGELLTEIMRNPKGWASFH
- the melC2 gene encoding tyrosinase MelC2, which codes for MTVRKNQANLTQDEKNRFTSAVLALKSSGRYDAFVSTHSDFIMSDTDQGERVGHRSPSFLPWHRRFLIEFETALQSVDPSVALPYWDWTVDREPTSSLWAPDFLGGTGREEDRQVMDGPFGATKGAWPITGGIDERDFLRRSLGGGLPLPARQEVDVALAVDIYDVAPWNSASRGGFRNTLEGWRAFRGTGIHNRVHTWIGGNMSTGASPNDPAFWLHHAFIDKLWAQWQQLHPASEYLPGSATPNVVSLHDTMRPWNDVTPADMLDHTRFYTYDSPA